A single genomic interval of Macadamia integrifolia cultivar HAES 741 chromosome 6, SCU_Mint_v3, whole genome shotgun sequence harbors:
- the LOC122081850 gene encoding uncharacterized protein LOC122081850: protein MELEDQELIDQVEINIVNGNHMQLRSYPWECNNPFSIHAYDHMNTYTRTFHGFTNYIHCVTSNDAPTYVLKPWTCTQIEGNNILVFDKVTNLLPYLNAEGNNVCVNIQNHKPYAPTSRLRDVTRGLMRGMCNIYVSRLTIENIRESVVITEYSEVRFIRLIEDYSIQERTIRDFINIIEQLQFFVPQLYELISYTHMLRTSYSYDYFYNHPYFWTLEHRYHYIMNICVEFEINPSDRESQEKQQNISGVITHIVQYIESKYSVNHWSVMFLEGSMYFTLATGGNYSKSKDLIRYIRNLDNHNWTNYGEIDCMIYSTFPDLLPLLYEHLGNLVPHPRPIIFVWSDLYH from the exons atggaGCTTGAGGACCAGGAATTAATTGATCAGGTCGAAATCAATATAGTTAATGGAAATCATATGCAACTAAGAAGTTATCCATGGGAATGCAATAATCCTTTTAGCATTCATGCATATGATCATATGAACACCTACACACGAACATTTCATGGCTTCACCAATTATATTCATTGTGTAACTTCAAATGATGCACCAACATATGTCCTGAAACCATGGACATGTACGCAGATTGAGGGAAACAACATTTTGGTTTTTGATAAGGTCACTAATTTGTTGCCATACTTAAATGCTGAAGGAAATAATGTCTGTGTGAATATCCAGAATCATAAACCTTACGCTCCTACTTCGAGACTAAGAGATGTAAcaag GGGATTAATGAGAGGGATGTGCAACATATATGTATCAAGATTAACAATTGAAAATATTAGAGAATCTGTTGTTATAACAGAATATTCGGAAGTTCGGTTTATTCGCCTTATAGAAG ATTACAGTATACAAGAGAGAACGATAAGAGACTTCATCAATATTATTGAACAATTACAATTTTTTGTTCCACAGCTGTACGAGTTGATCAGCTATACCCATATGCTGAGAACATC GTACTCGTATGATTATTTCTACAACCATCCCTATTTTTGGACTTTGGAACATAGGTATCATTATATCATGAATATATGTGTGGAGTTCGAGATTAATCCATCGGATCGAGAATCTCaggaaaaacaacaaaatatttCTGGTGTTATAACTCATATAGTGCAATATATCGAATCAAAATACTCAGTAAACCATTGGTCAGTTATGTTCCTAGAAGGCTCGATGTATTTTACTTTGGCGACCGGCGGCAATTATAGTAAATCGAAAGACTTAATACGATATATCAGAAACTTAGATAACCACAATTGGACTAAT tACGGAGAGATTGATTGCATGATTTATTCAACGTTTCCGGATTTGCTTCCCTTGTTATATGAACATCTTGG GAATTTGGTTCCACATCCTAGACCAATAATTTTTGTTTGGAGCG ATCTCTATCATTAG